CCACTGCGGCGGCAACATCAGCCAGGCCGCGCGGATGCTGGGCGTGCACCGGAATACGCTGCATAATCGGATGGGAGTGAGCGCGGTACGAGAGTGCGCGCTTGAAATTCCACCATGACGCGGTTTTTTCCGCGTCCCCGTTGGATTTGGCCCCGGACTTGCTCCAATCATGGGACGGGCGGGCTCGGGGACGGGTGTGATCTGGCGCACCATCTTCGCCCGCGCGATTGATCGACCCAAGGGAACGAGAATGAGCAATTCCCCATTCAGAGGAAGTGGAATGCTGGTCGTGCTGGCAGTATTTCTGGCGCAGGGGTGCGTTACCAGAACTGGCCACATCAAGTCCGTCGTACAGTCCGGCCCCGTCCCGGGCAAATGGAATGATGCGCTCACAGACAAGTACACCAAGACTTGCGGCGAACGTGGGCTGAAGTTTATTGAAGATTACAACGAAAAGTATCCGGTCGGTGCGCCTGAATACTCGGGCGTCCGGCTCGCGGCAGATATTGAGTCGCTCCTGGCGAAGCAGCTCGACGAAGAAGTCGCCTGGCGCGAGGATCGTATCGAGGCCGCCGAGGCCCGACGTGCACAACTTCTCGTGCAACGCACCGCCACCGCAGGCGATGCCAAGGCGCAGAAGCGCATTGCCGCGTCCCTTGTCGAAACCGACAAGGAAATCGCCGTCCTGCGCAAAGAGATCCACGAGGCGCGTGCGAAATATTTTGCCGAAAGGGGGAGGCATCTCGGTGAGGAACGCACCACGCTCATGGCGCTGGCGGAAGAAGTCGAGAAAATGGATGCTGCCGCGGAAGCAAGGGATCGGGACGCAGTTCAGGTTGCCATAGACGAGGCCCGCAAGCTCGCCCTGAGCAACAAGAACGCCCACGCCCTCCTGGAAGTCATGCGAATCGAACGCAACAAGATCATCGGTGAGCTCATGCTGATCGCGCGCCGGGTGCACGACGAGAAGAACAACTACCTGCATTACGGTCGTGCCGGCGCCAACATACTACTGGACACGACCCAGCTCGGCGCCACCGCCGCCGGTACCGTAACCGGCAGCGAATCCACCGCGCGCGCCCTGTCGGCCTTTGCCACCTTCGTCAAGGGCGGGCAGGAATCCGTTGACAAGCGCGTCTTCTACGAGCATGCCACGGCCGTCATCGTGCGCATCGTGAACGCGCAGCGGCTGGAACAGGAGCGCATCCTGCGGCTGAAGATGGCCGAATCCGTCGTCGACTATCCCCTCGAAGTCGCCGTCAGCGACTTCGCGGCCTTCCTGACCGCCGGCGGCCTGCCAGACGCCCTCGCCGAACTCGGCCTGGAGGCCAAGGAGAAGGAACTCAAGGCCCTGGACTCCCTCAAAGAACTCCAGGTACTCGGCGCCGAAGCCGTCAAGCGCCGGGAAGCGGAAGCCGCCCGCCGCGCCGCCGAACGGGAAAAGCGCCGTGCAAACATCGAAGCCATCCTCCAGCCTTACCTTGCCGGAACGCCTTTCGCGCCATGAAGAATGTTAGCACATATTTAGCCAAATCCAGTGAAAATGGACTCTGATTGGAAAAAGCTTCGGAGATATTGGTCGAATGCACATAAGTATCGATAGATCGGTTGGACGGAGCGAAAAAGGCGCCGAAAACGTTTCACGAGACGTGGCTGTCTTGCAGAATCACCTGGCGACACTGTCCGAGCTCCTAGCTCGCCCCCAGTACAACCCAGGCAAGATCGACGCGTTGATTGGCGCAGTGGATGATGATTCAGCAACGATTCAGGCGATTGAAGCGTTCCAGCGGGTAAACCAACTCGCGGTTGATGGCGTTGTCGGGCGGGAAGGAGAGACAATTCGGGAGATACATCGTCAACTTGAACTTGCCCTCGGAAACGCAAATGATGGCAATCCCAATCCACCGGGGCAAGAGTACTTTCCATTCACCGCCATTCCGCGGTCAAGTTGGAAGACCGGCGGGCGGGCCTTCGGAGCCGTGCGGGAGGGAGGAAAGCGCGCTCATGCCGGATGTGACCTGTATCTCAAACACGGAACTTGGGTTCATGCCATGGCCGACGGGCGCGTGGTTCGAGGGCCGTATCCATTCTACGCGCACACCTTTGCAATTGAGGTGGAGCATGGCGACTATGTCGCGCGATATGGGGAAATACGACCAGCGTGTATCGTCAGGGAGGGAGACATCGTACGGGCGGGACAGCGCATAGGGATGGTAGGTCATCTGGTTGGGATTAGTGTGCCATGCGATATGTTGCATCTGGAGATGTATGGCGGTTCCGCGACCGGTCCCTTGAGCGTTGATTCGGCACACTCAAAACGTGATGCGCAAGGTGTGCCTTTCAATCGCCGGTCGGATCTCTTGGATCCGACGAACCATCTTGACAAGTTAAAAACATCCACCCCTTTGGACTTCCTCGCGGACATGGCCACTCCGATTGGGCGGCCGCTGCATGAGGAACAACTCCGGCGCCGGGTGAATACGGCAGGAGTTGCACTCGTTAAGGAATTTGAGGGGTTCTACGAGAATTCGTACAGATGTCCTGCCGGTGTCTGGACGATCGGTTACGGCCATACGCGCAGCGTATCGCGAGGCCAGACGATCACACGTGCCGAGGCAGAGGCGTTGCTTCAGTCGGATTTGGCTTCTGCGGGCACCGATGTGCAGCGACTTATTGATGTCCCGCTTAGTGACAACCAGTTCGCCGCCCTGGCAAGCTTCACCTTTAATGTGGGGCCGGGCGCGCTGGAGGCCAGCACGTTACGGAAAAAGCTCAATCGTGGGCAGTATGATGCAGTTCCCATCGAGATGGGGCGTTGGGTCAATGCCACCGTGAACGGCGTGAAAACGACTTTGCGCGGACTAGTACGACGTCGCGCTGCCGAAGCAGAACTGTGGCTGCAGCCGGAAGGTGCGCTGGACCTAGATCCAAGAATGCCGCATCGGGTTGAGGTGGCGTAGTGCGGCGACTCCACAATTGCTGAAACAACTGACTATGGGATTCCATCTAATGATTCGAATTTGTATTGTAGCGCTACAAGTTATTGTGTTCAGTACGAGTGCTCAGATTTTTCCCTTCCGAAGTTCACTCGAGTTTGACGATGACTCCTGGCAAAGGCTGGAAAAAGATGTTGGCGATAGAACGGCTGCGATTCCGGAGGATACCTATGCCCTCTATCAGGAGCGCGAATGGGTCGGCGAAAGAATTGATGAGATATCGAGAAACTTAAGAAGAGGCAATCCCTACATAGAAGGGATTGGAAAGTTTGAAGGGTTCAGGCTTAAGTGGCTTAAATTAAGTGACCGACTGATAGCCATTCGGTTGGGAGAAAAAGAAGTAGAGAATGAGTTGATTGGTGATATAAATCAGTTCTTGGTGGAGCTTCACCGCACAGCGTGGCAATATGATTTTGAAGAGCGGGAAGACTACCCTAAAGTATTGCGTTCTAAATTTCAATCTTCTGAGGCTTTCGAATTACAGGAATCGGAGGTGGAGGATTCCCAGGCACAAGAAGAGTCCGTCCGGTCGTTGGCAAATTCTAACTCCATAAGAGAAATATCCGACTTTATCGATACAGCGACAAGACTTCTACGGGATTACTCTGCAAAGTGGACGCAGTCTGCTCAGAAAATGCGGGAGGTACTTGGGAAACTAGAAGAGTATAAAACCAAACTCAATTCACAAATTGCAAAGGTCCAAACAAAAGACAACGTAAGCTCAAATCTCTTCTTGATGATACTTACAATCGGCGGGTTAAGCATCGCGGCGATTGCGCTAATTCGGCTCTTCCCCGAGCAAGTAATGGTGGAGTGGGTTGCGTCCGGACAGGTGATTCAGTTTGTTACTGTTATGATACTTTTATCCTGCATTATGGCCTTAGGTCTATCTGGACTTCTGGGGGAGAATACGATAGGCACTCTGCTTGGAGGAATTGGTGGCTACGTGCTGTCGCAGGGAGTTGGTCGGAGCGTCGCACGTCAGGTTGAGAAAGTTCGTGGGCCAGAGTCCCATTGACGCATTTAGGTCGTAGCCCAAACCAGGGGATAACTGGAGAGAAACGAATGGCCTACCCATTCAAGAACCTAATCTTCGAAGGTGGCGGTGTCAAGGGCATCGCCTATGTTGGCGTTCTTCAGGAGTTGGAAAAGCGGAAGATCCTGAAGCAGATCGAACGGGTCGGGGGTACTTCGGCGGGCGCGATCAATGCCGTCTTGCTTGCCCTGAAATACAGCCGCAAGGAGATCCAGGATATCCTCTGGGGCATGCAGTTTCGGAATTTTCTTGATGATTCTTGGGGTATTGTCCGCGACTCAAAGCGGGTAATTGATGAGTACGGATGGTATCGCGGCGACTATTTCCGCAACTGGATTGGCAATCTCATCGCTGAGAAAACCGGGAATCCGCATTCGACATTCAACGATCTGGAGAAAAAGGGCTTTCCCTTACTGTACCTGGTCGGGACGAATCTCAGCACAGGTTACGCCGAAGTCTTCTCCGCGGAGCATACGCCCCGAGAACGGGTGGCCGACGCGACGCGCATTTCCATGTCGATACCCCTCTTCTTCGCCGCCGTCCGGAATGGGCGCGGCGATGTCTATGTGGATGGCGGCGTTTTTGACAACTATCCGGTCAAGCTCTTCGACCGGGAAAAATACATTCAGCCGAATGTCATACCGACGCACGGCAGGGATACCGCATATTACGCCAAGGCCAACGGCACCCTGCCACCAGGCAGCAGCCCCTATCTCTATAATAAAGAAACGCTCGGATTTCGTCTCGACACAGGACGTGAGATTGCGATGTTCCGCGACGGCGCGGAGCCTGTTCGCCGCACAATCGACAGTTTCTTTGGCTACTCCGCAGCCTTGGTGCGTTCAGTACTCAATGTACAGAACAACCAGCATTTGCACAGCGATGACTGGCAGCGCACAATCTACATCAACACGCTGGGCGTAAGCACCACGGACTTCGACATCGCGGATGCCATGAAGAAGGAACTCGTCCAAGAAGGCCTTAAGGGCGCGCGGAAGTACTTCGAGTGGTACGACCAAAACGACCCCAATGACCCGCCGGTGAATTACGTGGCAGGGTAGCGTCGAAAACGCGGTGTAGAAATACCGGTCAGGTTTGCCGCGGATTTGCATCCCGGTGCGCTATCCCCTTGTAGTCAATGCCTCACGTTGCAGGAATGAAGCGCCCATGCGACCCCACGCCAACCCATGCACTGTATTCCAGGGTATCGCAGCCCCAAAGGGCCATTGCTGCTTGATCTGCTGTATGCACTTACCTCATCTCCTTCGTGCCGCTCCCTTGCAAAGCCAGAAAGCTTCAGATTATCCTTTGCATTGTAAGGGGCGTTCACGCTCCGCCGTATCTGGCTGATTGACTCCTTGTTGCTTTGCGATGTCAACTTAGGACATGGGGGAATAACAATGAAAATAAAACTTGACAAAGCAATCGCCTACTTCTATCCGTCGCCCAGTTTTGAGCAAATCTATTTCGAAACAATTGCTAACGCTATAGACGCTGGCGCAACCGAAGTAAGCATAGATATCTATATAGAGTCTTTTGCTAAACCTGAAACTCTGTCCATTACTATAAAAGATAACGGTGTTGGGTTTACCGACCGTAACTTCGGTAAGTTTTCGCACCTGTTGGATGCGGATAGCAAGGATCATAAAGGCCTAGGGCGACTCGTACTGTTGGTTTATTTTTCCGACGTACACGTATCAAGTGTGTTTGGGAAAAGCAATCGAAGGGAATTTGACTTTACAAGAGATTTTGGAGGCGAGGAGAAGACGACCTCATTAGAAGGCAATGAGTCTGCCAACGGTACGACTATAAAATGCGAGTCATTTCTTGGTGAACGAATAAAGAGTTACGATTACTTGCGTCCTTCAACGATTCGGGAACGACTGCTCGAACATTTCTTCCCCCTCTTCTTTCACAAGAAGCAAGGAAAAGAAGAACTCAGCATCAAGATACGCCTGGATACGAAGACTCCGAATCAAGAACACAATTTTTACAATTCTACGAGCAACTTAACCTTATCTGATGTTCCCGAGCTAACGGCAGTCGACTTTAAGGACGATAGTATTGACCTAATTGAGAATATCACGGTACATTATCGCATCGACAACGACAAGCTAGCGCCCAAGTCTGTACTAACCGCTTTCTGCGTCGATGGCCGCACGATTAAAGAGCTCCTTGTTCCGCTGACTAGCATTCCTGAAGGGCATCAGCTCGTCTTCCTGTTTACATCTAATCTTTTTTCTAGTACAGACGCATCTAGGCAATCGATCGATCTGACCCGCCTGCCGGAGAAGCCCCTTATGGCTGCTTTGCGTCGACAAGTCGCAAGTATAATCGATCAGAGCATTTCGGAAGTTCAAGAACGAAACGTGGAGATCGATAGGAACATTCGTGAAAAATTCCCACACTTGGCAGGGTATTTTCCTACCGACACCATTGGAATTATTCAGAGAGAAGATGCGATTGAGCAGGCCCAGCGCCAGTTTTTTTTGGATCAGAAGGATGTGCTTGAATGCACTGAACTGGACGAAAAACAGTACGAAAAAGCGCTCAACATATCTGCGCGCGTTCTTACGGAGTACATCCTGCATCGAGTCCAAATTATCCGCAGACTTAAATCTATATCGCATGAGAATTCCGAATCAGATATTCACAACCTTATAGTTCCTATGCGTCAGACTTTGCGTCGCGATGGGGCTATGGCGGATATATACAACAACAACATATGGGTGTTTGATGATAAGTACATGAGCTACTCGACAATACTTAGTGATGAAAGCATGGAAAAGGTGCTCAGTGAGATAACTCTTGAGGTGGAGGCTAGTGATGGCAGACCCGATCTCACCATAGTGTTTTCCGGCGACCCCGCTACATCCCCCAAAGTGGATGTTGTTCTAATAGAACTTAAGAAGTTGGGGGTTTCATTGGCTCAAAAGGAAGAGGTTGTGAGCCAGCTGCGCCAACGGGCCCGGAGGCTTCTTGAGTACTTTCCCGACAGGATTAATCGTATTTGGTTCTACGGCTTAACTGAGATCGATGACGAATTTCGCCGTTCATTGATGGAAAACGACTTCCAAGAGCTATACTCACTCGGGACAATGTTCTATAAGCCGCAGGATATCTACCCGTTTAACAAGGATGAAAAATTTATTGTTGATATGTATGTAATGACGTATGATACATTGCTGAGAGATGCAGAATCGCGAAATTCAACTTTTCTAAATTTGCTCAAGTATCGAATTCAAAACCCCGGGTTACAACAGGAATACACGCCCCCACAATAGCGTTTTCGACGGGCAGCCTACGAGCTTGCCACCATCTCCTCATACAACCCAAACAAAAACTCCACCCGTTCCCGTTCGGTCTCGAACTTTTCTTTGCGGTAGCAGCGATCTACGGCGCGGTCGAGGTTTTGGTGGGCTTTCAGGAGGGGTGCGGGCATGTAGAGGGGGTCGTAGAGGTCGGCGAGGGTGGCGCCGTTGTCGAGGTGAGGCTGGCGGGCGTCGAGGACGCCCTGGGCGCATTCCTCGACCCGGGCGCGCTGGTCGTCCGACGGGGATGGGGGCCAGGGGAAGTTGTTGTAGGTGATGGCCACGGAATACTGGTAGTCGCTCTTCAGTCTACCGGATACCGCCCGCATCCATGCCATGTGCATGGCACTGGTCAATACGCCAAAATGATAGGGTGTGGCGTGCTCTACCAGCCGGAGTTTATCGCCGCAAATCACATCGGTGTCAAGATAAGCGATGGGAATGTAGAAGCGTCTTTCGGACGACACCTGCGGCAGCGCCAGATAAGGTTGGGTGGCGATAAACTCTGTGTGAAATCGCCTGGGCGATTGAGCAAGTTTCTGGGTGGGCGCACTCTTGCTTGCCGCGCGAAACACTTTCACTTTCTCGATTATGCGTCCGCATTCCGGCAGGTTGCGTAATGCAGCGGGCGAGGCATCGCCGAGCCATAAGCACCACCGCTCAATGCCATTGAGAAATTCCTGTCCTCCCAGCCATTGCTTGAAATAGGGCGCCGCCTCCGGCTCTTTGGCAAGAAAGGCAGTTTTTTCATCGGGCGTCATCAGGTAATTGCCGTCATCGATGGGCTTGTTGCCGGAAACCATGCGGGGAACGTCGCACACTGGCGTGCTTCGCCTTTGCAAGATCGCGTCTGGCCCATCTACAAGATAAGGGTTGATATTTGTGGCGGGTTGTCGCTTGGGTTCGGCTTTAAGGTTCTCGTAGTCGTAAATGGCCTTGTTCTCTACGTCTAGCAGGCCAAAGCCGATAATGACCACATGAACGTGGGCCTTTCCCTTTGCTTCGCTTTGCCAGGAGAACGTTCGATGCGCGAAATGAATCTTGATACCCAAGCGGCGCAATTCACTCCAGAATACGCCCACCTGCTCGCCTTGGGTAATGGAATTGGTGGATACAAAGGCGCATCGAATAGCAGTATTTTGGATATACCGCGCCGCCTTGAAGTACCACAAGGTAACGTAATCCAGAAGGCCGGAACTCTTGATATCGCCTGCGATTAGCTTTAGTTCGCTTCGTTGTTCCGTCGTTTGCCATTTTGCGCCAATAAACGGCGGATTGCCGAGCACATAGGCGCACTCCTCCGCCGGGAGCAGGTCGTTCCAGTCCATGCGGAGTGCGTTGGCGCATTGGATGTGCGGGGTGGCTTCGAGGGGGATGCGCTGGAACATGTTTCCGGTGCTGAGGCTGAGCTCGGTGTTCATCTGGTGGTCGGTGAGCCAGAGGGCGGTTTCGGCGATGCGGGCGGGCCATTCGCCGATTTCGATGCCGTAGAACTGGTCGACGTCGACGAGGGAGAGCTTGGAGACTTCGCCGAACTCGAATTCCTGTTCGCGGCGGTCGAAGTGGTGGCGGGCGTTGAGCACGTCGAGCTCGAGGCGGCGGAGTTCGCGGTAGGCGATGACGAGGAAGTTGCCGCAGCCGCAGGCGGGGTCGAGGAATTTGAGGGCGCGGAGTTTGAGCTGGAAGGCTTCGAGGCGGTTGTTGCGGTGGGCGGGGCGGCTGTCCTTCTGGATCTGGCCGAACTCCTCGCGGAGGGCGTCGAGGAAGAGGGGGCGGATGACCTTGAGGATGTCGCGCTCGGAGGTGTAGTGGGCGCCGATCTGGCGGCGCTCCTTTTTGTCCATGATGCCCTGGAAGAGGGAGCCGAAGATGGCCGGGGAGATGCGGGACCAGTCGAAGCGGCATGCGGCGGCGAGGCGGTTGCGCATGTCGCGGCTGAAGCTGGCGGTGGGGAGGTGGTCGGCGAAGAGCTGTCCGTTGATATAGGGGAAGGCGGCGAGGTCCTCTTCGAGGTGGCGTCCGCGGCGTTCGGGGGGCGTGTTGAGGACTTCGAAGAGGTGGTTGAGCTGGGGGCCGAGGTCGGAGCCGTCCTCGCGGGTGCGGTTGTGTATCCAGAGGTCGAACTGGGCGGTCTCGAAGATGCCGGTGTCGTCGGCGAAGAGGCAGAAGAGGAGGCGGACGAGCATGCGCTCGAGGAATTCGGTGGGGTAGCCGCCGTCGGCGACGGCGTCGTGCAGGTCGGCCATGAGGGCGGCGGCCTGGAGGTTGGCTTCGTCCTCCTCGCCGAAGCGGTGGGTTTTCTGGCCGATGAGGAAGGCGAAGTGCTTGACGTGGCGGTGGAGCTCTTCGAGGGGGAACTCGATGAAGGGGGGCTCGCCGGGCTCGGGCTCCAGATCGTGCAGGACGATGCGCTGGAAGTCGGAGAGGACGATATAGCGGGGTATTTCGTCGTCGCGGCGCTGGTTTTTGAGCTCCTGGATGTAGTTGAAGGCCTGGGAGCCGGCGCGGTCGAGGGGGCGTCCGGCGCTTTTGTGCTCGGCGAGGAGCTTGCCCTTCCAGAAGAGGTCGATGAAGTGCCAGGTGTCCTTGAGGCTCTTTACGGGCTCCTCGAAGGAGGCGACGAGTCGGCGCTTGATGCCGAAGACGCCGAAGAAGTCGTTCCAGAAGGACTGGGCCTCGCGGCGCTCGTCGGTGGCGTCGGCGTATTCATGGGCGAATTGGATGGCGCGGTGCCGGATTTCGTTCCAGGACAGGCTGGGCACGGATGTAGCTCCCCTTTTCTGCTTGCCGTTTGGGGCTTCCCGGGGGAAAGGGTAGCGGATTGGCGGGGCGGGATGCCAGCGGGCGGCGCGGCGCTACATCAACCACATGCGGGCGCGTTCGGGGTGGCCTTTTCGGATGGTGATGATGGCGGGGCCCCCGCCGAGGGCGTCGGCCAGTTGCCGCTGGAGGGTGGGGATTGTGCTGGCGGCGGTGCGGGCTTGCTCGTGGGTCTGGACGAAGATCGCCACTTCAATCTGCTCCGGGTGGAGCGCCAGCCAGGCTTCGTTGAGGCCGGGGATCGCGTCTTCGAGGATGGCGCCGGCGCGGTCGGCCTGTTCGTGGGTGATGGGGGCGCGGTAGTAGAGGGCCCATCCGTCGCGGGGGAGGCGCTGTCCGGGGAGGGGCCCGCCGGGGTGGGGCAGGCAGGCGAAGAGGATGCCGGCGAGCGTGGCGAGGCCGGTGATGATCGCGAGGGTGGCGAGGCGGGCCGGGGGCGCGGGGGGTGCGCCGGCGAGGCGGACGACGGCGGGGCCCGGGGTGCGCCCCTCAGGCCGCGGCGGGTTGAGGCGGCCGGGAACCCCGCCAGGGGCTCTGCGCGGCGCGCGGTGGGGTTGCGCGGCGGCGAGGCGGATTGCGTGCGCGGCGTCGAGGTAGTCGCTGGTGGCCATGGTGTTGGGTCCCTTCTGGCCCCGGTCCGGGGGCTTTCTGTGTTGCATGGTAGCGCGGGGACGTTTCACTTTCCGGAATGCTGGGGATTTTTTTTGGGCCCGGCGTGCGGTCAGGGCGGGCGGGGGATTGGATTTGGACCCACAAAGAGCGCAAGGAACACAAAGAACGCGGGGGAGCATTTACCGCAGCCCAGGAAATGATCACCACGAAGGGCACGAAGGGCACGAAGAGAAAGAGAGACGAAGTTTTGACC
This is a stretch of genomic DNA from Candidatus Hydrogenedentota bacterium. It encodes these proteins:
- a CDS encoding glycoside hydrolase family protein; translated protein: MHISIDRSVGRSEKGAENVSRDVAVLQNHLATLSELLARPQYNPGKIDALIGAVDDDSATIQAIEAFQRVNQLAVDGVVGREGETIREIHRQLELALGNANDGNPNPPGQEYFPFTAIPRSSWKTGGRAFGAVREGGKRAHAGCDLYLKHGTWVHAMADGRVVRGPYPFYAHTFAIEVEHGDYVARYGEIRPACIVREGDIVRAGQRIGMVGHLVGISVPCDMLHLEMYGGSATGPLSVDSAHSKRDAQGVPFNRRSDLLDPTNHLDKLKTSTPLDFLADMATPIGRPLHEEQLRRRVNTAGVALVKEFEGFYENSYRCPAGVWTIGYGHTRSVSRGQTITRAEAEALLQSDLASAGTDVQRLIDVPLSDNQFAALASFTFNVGPGALEASTLRKKLNRGQYDAVPIEMGRWVNATVNGVKTTLRGLVRRRAAEAELWLQPEGALDLDPRMPHRVEVA
- a CDS encoding patatin-like phospholipase family protein is translated as MAYPFKNLIFEGGGVKGIAYVGVLQELEKRKILKQIERVGGTSAGAINAVLLALKYSRKEIQDILWGMQFRNFLDDSWGIVRDSKRVIDEYGWYRGDYFRNWIGNLIAEKTGNPHSTFNDLEKKGFPLLYLVGTNLSTGYAEVFSAEHTPRERVADATRISMSIPLFFAAVRNGRGDVYVDGGVFDNYPVKLFDREKYIQPNVIPTHGRDTAYYAKANGTLPPGSSPYLYNKETLGFRLDTGREIAMFRDGAEPVRRTIDSFFGYSAALVRSVLNVQNNQHLHSDDWQRTIYINTLGVSTTDFDIADAMKKELVQEGLKGARKYFEWYDQNDPNDPPVNYVAG
- a CDS encoding sensor histidine kinase, with the protein product MKIKLDKAIAYFYPSPSFEQIYFETIANAIDAGATEVSIDIYIESFAKPETLSITIKDNGVGFTDRNFGKFSHLLDADSKDHKGLGRLVLLVYFSDVHVSSVFGKSNRREFDFTRDFGGEEKTTSLEGNESANGTTIKCESFLGERIKSYDYLRPSTIRERLLEHFFPLFFHKKQGKEELSIKIRLDTKTPNQEHNFYNSTSNLTLSDVPELTAVDFKDDSIDLIENITVHYRIDNDKLAPKSVLTAFCVDGRTIKELLVPLTSIPEGHQLVFLFTSNLFSSTDASRQSIDLTRLPEKPLMAALRRQVASIIDQSISEVQERNVEIDRNIREKFPHLAGYFPTDTIGIIQREDAIEQAQRQFFLDQKDVLECTELDEKQYEKALNISARVLTEYILHRVQIIRRLKSISHENSESDIHNLIVPMRQTLRRDGAMADIYNNNIWVFDDKYMSYSTILSDESMEKVLSEITLEVEASDGRPDLTIVFSGDPATSPKVDVVLIELKKLGVSLAQKEEVVSQLRQRARRLLEYFPDRINRIWFYGLTEIDDEFRRSLMENDFQELYSLGTMFYKPQDIYPFNKDEKFIVDMYVMTYDTLLRDAESRNSTFLNLLKYRIQNPGLQQEYTPPQ
- a CDS encoding class I SAM-dependent DNA methyltransferase, which produces MPSLSWNEIRHRAIQFAHEYADATDERREAQSFWNDFFGVFGIKRRLVASFEEPVKSLKDTWHFIDLFWKGKLLAEHKSAGRPLDRAGSQAFNYIQELKNQRRDDEIPRYIVLSDFQRIVLHDLEPEPGEPPFIEFPLEELHRHVKHFAFLIGQKTHRFGEEDEANLQAAALMADLHDAVADGGYPTEFLERMLVRLLFCLFADDTGIFETAQFDLWIHNRTREDGSDLGPQLNHLFEVLNTPPERRGRHLEEDLAAFPYINGQLFADHLPTASFSRDMRNRLAAACRFDWSRISPAIFGSLFQGIMDKKERRQIGAHYTSERDILKVIRPLFLDALREEFGQIQKDSRPAHRNNRLEAFQLKLRALKFLDPACGCGNFLVIAYRELRRLELDVLNARHHFDRREQEFEFGEVSKLSLVDVDQFYGIEIGEWPARIAETALWLTDHQMNTELSLSTGNMFQRIPLEATPHIQCANALRMDWNDLLPAEECAYVLGNPPFIGAKWQTTEQRSELKLIAGDIKSSGLLDYVTLWYFKAARYIQNTAIRCAFVSTNSITQGEQVGVFWSELRRLGIKIHFAHRTFSWQSEAKGKAHVHVVIIGFGLLDVENKAIYDYENLKAEPKRQPATNINPYLVDGPDAILQRRSTPVCDVPRMVSGNKPIDDGNYLMTPDEKTAFLAKEPEAAPYFKQWLGGQEFLNGIERWCLWLGDASPAALRNLPECGRIIEKVKVFRAASKSAPTQKLAQSPRRFHTEFIATQPYLALPQVSSERRFYIPIAYLDTDVICGDKLRLVEHATPYHFGVLTSAMHMAWMRAVSGRLKSDYQYSVAITYNNFPWPPSPSDDQRARVEECAQGVLDARQPHLDNGATLADLYDPLYMPAPLLKAHQNLDRAVDRCYRKEKFETERERVEFLFGLYEEMVASS